In a single window of the Subtercola sp. PAMC28395 genome:
- a CDS encoding HAD family phosphatase produces the protein MTESTATPSIAFIDIDNTLVRGATVYLVGLGAWRLKLLTARDVASFVWQQARFMAVGENMRHTETAKNRTLQMLTGHTEDELRRLGQEVYHRRIRARLRPEVLTRARLHLARGDQVWLLSATADVVAQVLAEELGFTGARGTRFDTVDGAFTGRLDGPMLHAGEKAAAAAIIASGTSVDLRECWAYSDSYNDLPLLSAVGHPVLVHPDRALTQHARLARWPILRPSAPRRRVLAPDQHKKRQASRA, from the coding sequence ATGACCGAGTCGACGGCCACACCTTCGATAGCGTTCATCGACATCGACAACACGCTGGTGCGGGGCGCCACCGTGTATCTGGTCGGCCTGGGGGCGTGGCGCCTGAAACTGCTCACCGCCCGCGACGTGGCGTCGTTCGTCTGGCAGCAAGCCAGGTTCATGGCCGTCGGCGAGAACATGCGCCACACCGAGACAGCGAAGAACAGAACGCTTCAGATGCTCACCGGGCACACCGAAGACGAGCTGCGTCGTCTGGGGCAGGAGGTCTACCATCGACGCATCCGGGCGAGGCTCAGGCCGGAGGTACTCACCAGGGCGCGCCTGCACCTCGCCAGGGGCGACCAGGTCTGGCTGCTCTCCGCTACCGCAGACGTCGTGGCGCAGGTGCTCGCAGAGGAACTCGGATTCACGGGAGCGCGGGGCACGCGGTTCGATACCGTCGACGGAGCGTTCACAGGGCGCCTCGACGGGCCGATGCTCCACGCCGGAGAGAAGGCGGCAGCGGCGGCGATCATCGCCAGCGGAACGAGCGTCGACCTCCGGGAGTGCTGGGCCTACTCCGATTCGTACAACGACCTGCCGCTGCTCAGTGCTGTCGGGCATCCGGTGCTGGTGCACCCCGACCGCGCCCTGACCCAGCACGCACGCCTCGCGCGGTGGCCCATTCTGCGCCCGTCAGCACCGCGCAGGCGAGTTCTCGCGCCGGATCAACACAAAAAGCGCCAGGCTTCGAGAGCCTGA
- a CDS encoding glutaredoxin family protein, with protein sequence MAHAEITLIGKPGCHLCDDARTVIAEVTESLRAKPGSPSTTLSEVSILDDQALFDEHVEDIPVVLINGRIHTFWRVDPARLTAALLGVR encoded by the coding sequence GTGGCGCATGCTGAAATCACCCTCATCGGAAAGCCGGGCTGTCACCTCTGCGACGACGCGCGCACGGTGATCGCAGAGGTCACGGAGTCGCTTCGAGCCAAGCCTGGATCACCGTCGACCACACTTTCCGAGGTTTCGATTCTCGACGACCAGGCGTTGTTCGATGAGCACGTCGAAGACATACCGGTCGTGCTCATCAACGGCCGGATCCACACCTTCTGGCGGGTCGACCCGGCCCGTCTCACCGCCGCACTTCTGGGAGTCCGATGA
- a CDS encoding 30S ribosomal protein bS22 has translation MGSVIKKRRKRMAKKKHRKLLRKTRHQRRNKK, from the coding sequence GTGGGTTCAGTAATTAAGAAGCGTCGTAAGCGCATGGCGAAGAAGAAGCACCGCAAGCTGCTTCGTAAGACTCGTCACCAGCGTCGCAACAAGAAGTAG
- the tadA gene encoding tRNA adenosine(34) deaminase TadA — protein MLEALVEARLALRTGDVPVGAIVVTESGERLAGGRNERELHTDPTAHAEIVALRTAARARGTWQLQGTTLIVTLEPCVMCAGAILAARVDTVVFGAWDEKAGAAGSVYDVLRDRRLNHRVEVFAGVRADECGQLLTDFFRES, from the coding sequence ATGCTCGAAGCCCTCGTTGAGGCACGGCTCGCGCTGCGCACCGGAGACGTGCCTGTCGGCGCGATCGTCGTGACGGAATCGGGCGAACGCCTGGCAGGTGGACGCAACGAACGGGAGCTTCACACCGACCCGACCGCGCACGCCGAGATCGTCGCCCTCCGGACGGCGGCCCGAGCAAGAGGCACCTGGCAGCTGCAGGGCACGACACTGATCGTCACGCTCGAACCGTGTGTGATGTGTGCAGGCGCGATTCTCGCGGCTCGGGTCGACACAGTCGTCTTCGGCGCGTGGGACGAGAAGGCGGGCGCCGCTGGGTCTGTCTACGACGTGCTGCGGGACCGCAGGCTGAACCACCGGGTCGAGGTCTTCGCCGGGGTGCGCGCTGACGAGTGCGGCCAGCTCCTCACCGATTTCTTCCGCGAATCGTGA
- a CDS encoding helix-turn-helix transcriptional regulator: MADIFSVIADPTRRQILSHLLDRYVGSDAPAATDNPTTAPMGEISVSDLVSKLVLSQPTVSKHLKVLRDAGLVTVREEGQHRFYALESSPLEEVEDWLIPFLSADFDDAMDQDSLDIEAELDELESQAEREQAAEQVSDGTPQMLKSQSSAARAGERLGYTVAGAAERARALFEEAARRIPSISRSSD; encoded by the coding sequence ATGGCTGACATCTTCTCTGTAATCGCCGACCCTACGCGGCGCCAGATCCTGTCGCACCTGCTCGACCGTTACGTGGGCTCCGATGCTCCCGCCGCGACAGACAACCCCACGACGGCGCCGATGGGGGAGATCAGCGTGTCAGACCTGGTGTCGAAGCTCGTGCTGAGCCAGCCGACGGTCTCCAAGCACCTCAAGGTCTTACGTGATGCGGGCCTGGTGACCGTGCGAGAAGAGGGACAGCACCGCTTCTATGCGCTCGAATCGAGCCCGCTCGAAGAGGTCGAAGACTGGCTCATCCCGTTCCTGAGTGCAGACTTCGACGATGCTATGGATCAGGATTCCCTCGACATCGAAGCCGAGCTCGACGAGCTTGAGTCGCAGGCCGAACGCGAGCAGGCAGCAGAGCAAGTGTCAGACGGAACACCGCAGATGCTCAAGTCACAGTCATCCGCAGCACGCGCCGGCGAACGGCTGGGCTACACCGTGGCCGGGGCCGCCGAACGCGCGCGGGCACTCTTCGAAGAGGCGGCGCGCCGCATTCCGTCTATCTCCCGCAGCAGCGATTAG
- the proC gene encoding pyrroline-5-carboxylate reductase codes for MNEIRLPSIALLGAGSMGRAILSGVLAPNVRVDGPIRVTNRATASADLLPRSEKVTSFVTSEDPEANCTAVAGAAIVLVAVKPHMVAELLDEISPVLEPGTIVVSVAAGVTTATAESHTPEGVAIIRSMPNTPAMVGRAVTGISAGSRSTPEQLEIVRALFSTVGEVVEVPESQLDALSTISGSGPAYVFLLIEKLTAAAVEKGFSPEQAAQLVNGTFIGAAELLRQSDKTPEQLRIQVTSPKGTTERAIGVLQDARLDTIFIEATDAALARARELAAG; via the coding sequence GTGAACGAAATCAGGCTCCCCTCTATCGCACTTCTCGGCGCCGGTTCGATGGGCCGGGCCATTCTGAGCGGCGTGCTGGCACCCAACGTTCGCGTGGATGGTCCGATCCGCGTGACCAACCGTGCTACAGCGAGCGCGGACCTTCTCCCGCGATCGGAGAAGGTCACCTCTTTTGTGACGAGTGAAGACCCAGAAGCGAACTGCACGGCTGTGGCCGGTGCCGCCATCGTGCTCGTCGCGGTGAAGCCGCACATGGTCGCCGAGCTGCTCGACGAGATCAGCCCGGTACTCGAGCCCGGCACGATCGTGGTGAGCGTCGCGGCCGGTGTGACGACCGCAACAGCGGAGTCGCACACGCCGGAGGGGGTGGCGATCATCCGGTCGATGCCGAACACCCCGGCGATGGTGGGCCGCGCGGTCACCGGAATCAGTGCTGGCTCGCGATCGACCCCCGAACAGCTCGAGATCGTGCGCGCGCTGTTCTCCACGGTGGGGGAGGTGGTCGAGGTTCCGGAGTCACAACTCGATGCTCTCAGCACCATCTCGGGCTCGGGGCCCGCCTACGTTTTTCTGTTGATAGAGAAGCTGACGGCCGCTGCTGTGGAGAAGGGGTTCTCGCCCGAGCAGGCAGCCCAGCTCGTGAACGGCACCTTCATCGGGGCGGCCGAGCTCCTGCGCCAGTCCGACAAGACACCAGAGCAGCTTCGCATTCAGGTCACCAGCCCGAAGGGCACCACAGAGCGGGCGATCGGCGTGCTGCAGGATGCCCGGCTCGACACGATCTTCATCGAGGCGACTGACGCGGCGCTGGCGCGGGCGCGTGAACTCGCTGCCGGGTGA
- a CDS encoding TrkH family potassium uptake protein translates to MTGSTATRRPRYGASSTLVRFREAVNDFSGRSPARFAVLIFLALVAVFTFLLSLPVASARGTATGLADSLFTAVSVICVTGLSTVDMATHWSGFGLTVIYLGVQIGAVGVLTLASILGLVISRRLGLRSRLLAIGEADPSHAHSGISGSSQAVRLGEVGGLLATVAVSALVIEAGLTLLLFPRMLLSGIAPDQAALQSIYYSAMAFTNTGFSPNPAGLAPFAKDYWFLGVLMLGVFLGSIGFPVIYAVTRAIRTPGKARWSLHVRLTVVTSLILLGGGAALYFALEFSNPGTFGPLNVGDKAFQSLFLSTMTRSGGFATIPIDQLNGSSMLITDMLMFIGGGSASTAGGIKVTTIAVLFLAAFAEARGNDSVEAFGRRIPVDILRLAVSVVLWGATTVAVATIVILQISGATLDAVLFDVISAFGTSGLSTGLTASLPDAGIYVMAATMFMGRIGTVTFAAALASRHRRQLYTYPEERPIVG, encoded by the coding sequence ATGACCGGCAGCACGGCCACACGACGCCCCCGCTATGGCGCATCATCCACCCTCGTGCGGTTTCGCGAAGCGGTCAACGACTTCTCCGGTCGTTCACCCGCCCGGTTTGCCGTACTCATCTTTCTCGCCCTGGTCGCCGTGTTCACCTTTCTGCTCTCGCTGCCGGTCGCGAGCGCAAGAGGCACAGCGACCGGCCTCGCCGACTCGCTCTTCACCGCCGTCTCGGTGATCTGCGTCACCGGCCTGTCGACGGTAGACATGGCGACCCACTGGTCGGGTTTCGGCCTGACGGTCATCTACCTCGGCGTGCAGATCGGTGCGGTGGGCGTGCTGACGCTCGCTTCGATTCTCGGGCTCGTCATCTCGCGAAGGCTCGGGTTGCGTTCGCGACTGCTCGCGATCGGTGAGGCCGACCCGTCGCATGCCCACTCCGGCATCAGCGGCAGCAGCCAGGCCGTACGCCTCGGGGAGGTGGGTGGGCTGCTGGCCACCGTGGCTGTCAGTGCTCTCGTCATCGAGGCCGGACTCACCCTGCTGCTGTTCCCCCGGATGCTGCTCAGTGGCATTGCGCCAGACCAGGCGGCCCTGCAGAGCATCTACTACTCGGCCATGGCGTTCACCAACACGGGGTTCTCGCCCAACCCTGCGGGGCTGGCACCCTTCGCGAAGGACTACTGGTTTCTCGGCGTACTCATGCTCGGAGTCTTTCTCGGCAGCATCGGGTTCCCGGTGATCTACGCCGTCACCCGCGCGATCCGCACCCCCGGCAAGGCGCGCTGGTCGCTGCACGTCAGGCTCACGGTGGTGACCTCGCTGATTCTGCTGGGCGGCGGGGCGGCGCTGTACTTTGCGCTCGAATTCTCGAATCCCGGCACGTTCGGGCCTCTGAACGTGGGTGACAAGGCCTTCCAGTCGCTCTTTCTGTCGACAATGACGAGATCGGGCGGCTTCGCGACGATCCCCATCGACCAGCTGAACGGCTCCAGCATGCTGATCACCGACATGCTCATGTTCATCGGCGGCGGCTCGGCGTCGACGGCGGGTGGAATCAAGGTGACCACCATCGCGGTACTCTTTCTGGCCGCGTTTGCTGAAGCACGCGGCAACGATTCGGTCGAGGCCTTCGGCCGGAGGATTCCGGTCGACATCCTGCGCCTGGCTGTCAGCGTTGTTCTCTGGGGGGCGACGACCGTTGCGGTGGCGACAATCGTCATCCTGCAGATCTCGGGCGCAACGCTCGATGCGGTTCTCTTCGACGTGATCTCGGCGTTCGGCACCTCCGGCCTGTCGACCGGCCTCACCGCGAGCCTGCCCGACGCGGGAATCTACGTGATGGCCGCGACCATGTTCATGGGGCGGATCGGCACCGTGACCTTCGCGGCTGCGCTGGCCTCCCGGCACCGCCGCCAGCTCTACACCTATCCAGAAGAGAGGCCGATCGTTGGCTAG
- a CDS encoding S8 family peptidase, producing the protein MSIPRRRFTLPHDDVFGRTARRRRGLTVAAALAAVVLGATGAATSAAAFPAISGVSAAASQGTTPSIGFTPLPSAPTQPVSDFTDGRYVVAMTNPAASTYTGGLNGFGPTKPDKGSQMNARSAPVTSYTDFLASQQKDVASSVGASVDYSYTLAFNGFSANLTAAQASALTANKNVARVTRDELKHITAAEPSTTFLGLDGPSGVWAKNGGVDAAGDGIVVGDIDTGIAPENPSFAGDALGTTPGAAPYLDSSAPAGVGPITFAKADGNTFHGECVTGEQFTTADCTTKIVGARYYLDGFGAGNIGTAATGEYVSPRDGDGHGSHTGSTAVGNNAVTATVGGDSFGQISGVAPAAKISVYKVCWSGPDPASSDDDGCTNADMLAAIDQAVADGVDVLNFSIGGSSALTTVSDTDVAFLGAASAGIFVAASAGNSGPSASTLDNASPWYTTVAASTIPSYEATATLGTTEKFAGGSITVQPNGSGPLTGPLVRADLVKLASATAADALLCAPGSLDPAKVAGKIVFCQRGVYDRTAKSAEVLRAGGTGMLLVNKTPSSIDLDEHSVPTVHLDSTAWDTTYAYSALPAATVTLSKGNTAGPSPAVPQLAGFSSHGPVLGGGSDILKPDITAPGVAILAAAANAQGGDPTWEFLSGTSMAAPHIAGLAALYLGVHPLATPAEIKSAMMTTAGNTVDSTGADVTDVFGQGAGNVDPTKYFNPGLLYLNTSDQWWQYIAGMGYDVTSDPPIVPIDPSDLNLASIAIGSLTGSQTVTRTVTSTQAGTFTASPVSIPGITTVVSPTSLSFDAAGESKSYTVSFTRTDAPLNEFATGYLSWTSGDTVVRSPLAVQPVALLAPAVVTGTGTTGSVDVPVTPGADGAIPLVAEGLAKGDLLLSTNQDPSLPLGGHSAVQGQGTPALFDVTVPAGVSYARFDLHSVTTAEQGADLDLTVDLIDDANGGAVLDEWVSATGAANERVNIASPAAGHYRLSVDVFSLPTGQSTAAMDMRSFLVSPAGGSGSFTVPPAIDGTQGTPTSYTASWRGLDYSSPYLGSVAYGDTGLTTMFEVTTEAAPPTTPTPTPTDTASPVPTVPGTPTPTSSNSASAVPDPGSGGGSGLASTGLTVLLPIGLAGILLLAGISALVVRRRRAASADGGLDE; encoded by the coding sequence GTGAGTATTCCCCGGCGACGATTTACCCTGCCCCATGACGATGTTTTCGGTAGAACGGCGAGGCGGAGGCGGGGTCTCACCGTCGCAGCTGCGCTGGCGGCTGTGGTGCTCGGAGCCACCGGAGCGGCGACAAGCGCTGCGGCCTTTCCCGCCATCAGCGGTGTGAGCGCTGCCGCATCCCAGGGCACGACCCCGTCGATCGGCTTCACCCCGCTGCCGAGCGCGCCCACGCAGCCGGTGAGTGATTTCACAGATGGCCGCTACGTGGTCGCGATGACCAACCCCGCTGCGTCCACCTACACGGGCGGCCTGAACGGGTTCGGGCCGACGAAGCCCGACAAGGGTTCGCAGATGAACGCCAGGTCGGCGCCGGTAACCAGCTACACCGATTTTCTGGCGAGCCAGCAGAAAGACGTGGCCTCCTCAGTCGGGGCATCCGTCGACTACTCCTACACACTCGCGTTCAACGGCTTCTCGGCCAACCTGACCGCTGCGCAGGCATCTGCCCTGACTGCCAACAAGAACGTCGCCAGGGTGACCCGCGATGAGCTGAAGCACATCACCGCCGCTGAGCCCTCGACCACATTCCTCGGCCTCGACGGCCCGAGCGGGGTCTGGGCGAAGAACGGCGGAGTCGATGCGGCCGGAGACGGCATCGTCGTCGGCGACATCGACACCGGAATCGCACCGGAGAACCCCTCCTTCGCCGGGGACGCTCTCGGTACGACCCCGGGTGCGGCCCCGTATCTCGACTCCTCTGCGCCCGCCGGTGTCGGGCCGATCACTTTCGCGAAGGCCGACGGCAACACCTTCCACGGTGAGTGCGTCACGGGCGAGCAGTTCACCACCGCAGACTGCACCACCAAGATCGTAGGCGCACGCTACTACCTCGACGGCTTCGGTGCAGGCAACATCGGCACCGCGGCAACCGGCGAATACGTCTCCCCTCGTGATGGAGACGGTCACGGTTCACACACCGGCAGCACCGCGGTGGGCAACAACGCCGTCACGGCGACCGTTGGTGGCGACAGCTTCGGCCAGATCAGTGGTGTCGCACCCGCGGCGAAGATCTCGGTCTACAAGGTCTGCTGGTCAGGCCCCGACCCCGCCTCCAGTGACGACGATGGATGCACGAACGCCGACATGCTCGCTGCGATCGACCAGGCCGTGGCTGACGGTGTCGACGTGCTGAACTTCTCCATCGGAGGTTCTTCTGCGCTCACAACCGTCTCCGACACCGACGTCGCCTTCCTCGGCGCAGCGTCTGCGGGCATCTTCGTTGCGGCCTCGGCCGGCAACTCGGGCCCCTCGGCCTCGACGCTCGACAACGCCTCGCCCTGGTACACCACCGTGGCGGCGTCGACGATCCCCAGCTACGAAGCCACAGCAACGCTCGGCACCACCGAGAAGTTCGCCGGCGGCTCGATCACGGTTCAGCCGAACGGCTCCGGCCCGCTCACCGGGCCACTGGTTCGCGCCGACCTGGTGAAGCTGGCTTCGGCAACGGCGGCAGACGCGTTGCTCTGCGCACCCGGTTCACTGGACCCCGCGAAGGTCGCCGGGAAGATCGTCTTCTGCCAGCGTGGTGTCTACGACCGCACGGCGAAATCCGCCGAGGTGCTTCGCGCCGGCGGAACCGGCATGCTGCTGGTGAATAAGACCCCGAGCTCGATCGACCTCGACGAGCACTCTGTACCAACCGTTCACCTCGACTCGACGGCCTGGGACACCACCTACGCCTACTCGGCCCTTCCGGCCGCGACAGTCACTCTCAGCAAGGGCAACACTGCGGGCCCGTCCCCGGCTGTGCCTCAGCTCGCCGGATTCTCGTCACACGGCCCGGTACTGGGTGGAGGCAGTGACATCCTGAAGCCCGACATCACAGCCCCCGGCGTCGCCATCCTTGCGGCCGCAGCGAATGCCCAGGGCGGGGATCCGACCTGGGAGTTCCTCTCCGGCACCTCGATGGCTGCCCCGCACATCGCGGGTCTAGCGGCATTGTATCTGGGCGTGCATCCATTGGCCACGCCCGCTGAGATCAAGTCGGCCATGATGACGACGGCGGGCAACACCGTCGACAGCACGGGCGCAGACGTCACTGACGTCTTCGGCCAGGGTGCCGGCAACGTCGACCCGACGAAGTACTTCAACCCCGGGCTGCTGTACCTCAACACCAGCGACCAGTGGTGGCAGTACATCGCGGGAATGGGTTACGACGTCACGAGTGACCCGCCCATCGTGCCCATCGACCCGAGCGACCTCAACCTCGCATCGATCGCGATCGGCTCACTCACCGGGTCACAGACGGTCACCCGAACGGTGACGTCGACGCAGGCCGGTACGTTCACGGCATCGCCCGTCTCCATCCCGGGCATCACGACAGTGGTCTCGCCGACAAGCCTGTCGTTCGACGCCGCTGGTGAGTCCAAGAGCTACACCGTGTCGTTCACGCGAACGGATGCCCCGCTCAACGAGTTCGCCACCGGCTACCTCTCGTGGACGAGTGGCGACACGGTCGTCAGGAGCCCGCTTGCGGTGCAGCCCGTCGCCCTTCTTGCGCCGGCGGTCGTGACGGGAACGGGAACCACCGGTTCCGTCGACGTGCCGGTGACGCCCGGCGCCGACGGAGCGATTCCGCTGGTCGCCGAAGGCCTCGCGAAGGGTGACCTGCTGCTCTCGACCAACCAGGACCCGAGCCTTCCGCTCGGTGGCCACTCGGCCGTCCAGGGCCAGGGCACTCCTGCCCTGTTCGATGTGACGGTGCCGGCAGGTGTGAGTTATGCGCGCTTCGACCTGCATTCAGTCACGACAGCTGAACAGGGTGCCGACCTCGACCTGACGGTCGATCTCATCGACGATGCCAATGGCGGGGCCGTTCTCGACGAATGGGTCTCGGCAACCGGTGCGGCCAACGAACGGGTCAACATCGCTTCGCCTGCAGCTGGGCACTACCGACTGAGCGTCGATGTGTTCTCCCTGCCCACCGGGCAGTCGACAGCTGCGATGGACATGCGGTCGTTCCTCGTCTCGCCCGCGGGAGGCAGCGGTTCGTTCACGGTGCCGCCGGCTATCGACGGCACCCAGGGCACGCCGACCTCGTACACGGCATCGTGGAGAGGGCTCGACTACTCCTCTCCCTACCTCGGTTCTGTCGCCTACGGTGACACGGGGTTGACGACGATGTTCGAGGTCACGACCGAGGCTGCGCCGCCGACAACACCGACGCCGACCCCGACCGACACGGCTTCGCCGGTGCCCACTGTTCCGGGCACTCCGACGCCGACGTCATCGAACTCGGCATCGGCCGTGCCCGACCCGGGTTCGGGCGGGGGCTCGGGGCTTGCCTCGACCGGTCTGACGGTGTTGCTGCCGATCGGTCTCGCGGGCATCCTGTTGCTCGCAGGAATCAGTGCCCTGGTTGTTCGCCGCCGCCGCGCAGCTTCGGCTGATGGAGGCCTCGACGAGTAG
- a CDS encoding cation diffusion facilitator family transporter, which produces MSTSGGNTAIFAALGANLGIAVIKFVAFVFSGSSSMLAESVHSLADSGNQLLLLLGGRKARKEADVEHPFGYGRERYVYAFVVSIILFSVGGVFSLYEGIEKVGHPHPIETPWLPIAVLVAAMILEGFSLRTAMKESNHTRGGQSWVQFIRRAKAPELPVVLLEDVAALIGLALAFIGIVLAVITGNGVFDGIGTIGIGVLLILVAIVLGIETKSLLVGEGAGPADIAKILAAIEAGDEVERVIHMKTLYLGPDELMVAAKIALPASARLDDVAATINSVEARIRATLPIARVIYIEPDVYVAPVDPATPTEAIVIKASD; this is translated from the coding sequence GTGAGCACATCTGGCGGCAACACAGCGATCTTCGCCGCACTGGGCGCCAACCTCGGAATCGCGGTCATCAAGTTCGTGGCCTTCGTCTTCTCGGGGTCGTCGTCGATGCTCGCTGAGAGCGTGCATTCGCTTGCCGACTCCGGCAACCAGCTGCTCCTTCTTCTGGGTGGCCGCAAGGCCCGCAAGGAGGCCGACGTCGAGCATCCGTTCGGGTACGGCCGCGAGCGGTATGTCTACGCGTTCGTCGTCTCGATCATCCTGTTCTCGGTCGGTGGGGTGTTCTCGCTCTACGAGGGCATCGAGAAGGTCGGGCACCCGCACCCCATCGAGACGCCATGGCTGCCGATCGCCGTGCTGGTGGCCGCGATGATCCTCGAGGGATTCTCGCTGCGAACCGCGATGAAGGAGAGCAACCACACGCGCGGTGGCCAGTCGTGGGTGCAGTTCATCCGCCGCGCCAAGGCACCGGAGCTCCCGGTCGTGCTGCTCGAAGATGTCGCCGCGCTCATCGGGCTTGCGCTCGCGTTCATCGGCATTGTGCTCGCGGTGATCACGGGAAACGGTGTGTTCGACGGCATCGGCACCATCGGTATCGGCGTGCTGCTCATCCTGGTTGCCATCGTTCTCGGCATCGAGACGAAGAGCCTGCTCGTCGGCGAGGGCGCTGGGCCGGCCGACATCGCGAAGATCCTGGCCGCCATCGAGGCTGGCGACGAGGTCGAGCGGGTCATCCACATGAAGACTCTCTACCTCGGGCCAGACGAGCTCATGGTGGCGGCCAAGATCGCCTTGCCTGCGTCTGCGCGCCTCGACGATGTGGCTGCCACGATCAACTCGGTTGAGGCGCGGATTCGTGCGACACTGCCCATCGCCAGGGTGATCTACATCGAACCCGATGTCTATGTCGCTCCCGTCGACCCGGCGACGCCGACCGAGGCCATCGTCATCAAGGCCTCTGACTGA
- a CDS encoding Dabb family protein: MIRHIVTFRLSAESAEKRAEQAAWAGEQLTSLVPLIPQIIALSIVHDVRLEAGNADFALIADYADQAALDAYQVHPDHVRVSSSIKPLVATRLAVDFEV, from the coding sequence ATGATCAGGCACATAGTCACCTTCAGATTGTCTGCTGAGTCGGCTGAGAAGCGGGCGGAACAGGCGGCCTGGGCCGGTGAGCAGCTCACCTCGCTGGTGCCTCTCATTCCGCAGATCATCGCGCTCAGCATCGTGCACGACGTTCGCCTCGAGGCAGGCAATGCCGATTTCGCGTTGATCGCGGACTATGCAGACCAGGCTGCGCTCGACGCGTACCAGGTTCATCCCGATCACGTTCGGGTCTCCTCTTCGATCAAGCCACTCGTGGCGACGCGACTGGCCGTCGACTTCGAAGTCTGA
- a CDS encoding helix-turn-helix domain-containing protein → MAHDLSDVRFLTVAEVADMMRVSKMTVYRLVHSGDLPAIRFGRSFRVPETAVVAAIGTPAVDSAVTDGRAAPSAESA, encoded by the coding sequence ATGGCACACGATCTGTCAGACGTGCGATTCCTGACCGTTGCAGAGGTTGCAGACATGATGCGGGTGTCGAAGATGACGGTCTATCGCCTGGTGCATTCGGGAGACCTTCCGGCAATCCGATTCGGCCGGTCGTTCCGGGTTCCCGAGACGGCCGTCGTCGCTGCCATCGGCACACCTGCGGTCGACTCGGCTGTCACCGACGGCCGGGCGGCGCCTTCGGCAGAGTCTGCCTAG
- a CDS encoding TrkA family potassium uptake protein: protein MASNSSDAPVLIVGLGRFGAAAASKLERLGREVLVIDTDAALVQKWSGVATHAVQADAGDIDALRQVGAQGFSIAIVAIGASLEASVLATSNLDELGVPQIWAKAMSHSHGVILQRIGAHHVIYPEAESGDRIAHLVSGQVLDFIEFDDELSLAKLRPPLAARGAALSTLALRRKHGITVVGVRSPGQKFVYAGADTIVGEDDLIVVSGTAADIDGFARLPRALKL, encoded by the coding sequence TTGGCTAGCAACTCATCAGACGCACCCGTTCTCATCGTCGGCCTTGGCCGTTTCGGTGCGGCGGCGGCCAGCAAGCTCGAGCGCCTCGGGCGCGAAGTGCTCGTGATCGACACCGACGCGGCCCTCGTGCAGAAGTGGTCGGGTGTCGCGACACACGCCGTACAGGCAGACGCCGGCGACATCGATGCCCTGAGGCAGGTGGGCGCGCAGGGCTTCTCCATCGCGATCGTCGCCATCGGTGCGTCGCTCGAGGCCAGCGTTCTCGCCACCTCCAACCTCGACGAACTAGGCGTGCCTCAGATCTGGGCGAAGGCGATGTCGCACTCGCACGGCGTCATTCTGCAGCGCATCGGCGCCCACCACGTGATCTACCCCGAAGCGGAGTCGGGCGACCGCATCGCCCATCTCGTGTCGGGGCAGGTGCTCGACTTCATCGAATTCGACGACGAACTGTCGCTGGCGAAGCTGCGCCCTCCCCTCGCGGCCCGCGGGGCAGCGCTCTCCACTCTTGCCCTCCGCCGCAAGCACGGGATCACGGTCGTGGGCGTCAGGAGCCCCGGCCAGAAGTTCGTGTACGCGGGAGCCGACACGATCGTTGGCGAAGACGACCTGATCGTGGTGTCGGGTACGGCCGCCGACATCGACGGCTTTGCGCGGCTGCCTCGCGCGCTGAAGCTATGA